Proteins from one Telopea speciosissima isolate NSW1024214 ecotype Mountain lineage chromosome 1, Tspe_v1, whole genome shotgun sequence genomic window:
- the LOC122672391 gene encoding cationic amino acid transporter 2, vacuolar: MGFVVDSQKEGGGTSGGGFLWGFRSLMRRKQVDSAHGKAKGHQLAKELSILQLLAIGVGSTIGAGVYVLVGTVAREHSGPSLALSFLIAGIAAALSAFCYAELSSRCPSAGSAYHYSYICVGEGAAWMIGWALILEYTIGGSAVARGISPNLALFFGGPDSLPVFLARVQIPGLDVVVDPCAAILVLVVTGLLCVGIKESSLVQAIVTTANMFVMVFVIIAGGYLGFQTGWVGYEVPNGYFPYGVNGMLAGSATVFFAFIGFDSVASTAEEVKNPQRDLPLGIGISLSICCILYMLVSVVIVGLVPFYAMDPDTPISSAFASHGMQWAVYIITAGAVTALCSTLMGSLLPQPRILMAMARDGLLPAFFSRINERTQIPVNSTLTTGICAAILAFFMDVSQLAGMVSVGTLLAFTIVAISILILRYVPPDEVPLPSSLQDSIDTVSLQYSSITKIDGGIPKDPAGDSQGNSEESIEYPLIVKSGQDKLDEQKRRKIAAWNIAFVCVGVLILTSAASAEYVPSIPRFTMCGVGGALMLCGLIVLSWIDQDDARHSFGHTGGFMCPFVPLLPIACVLVNVYLLINLGAGTWMRVSAWMVIGVLVYLFYGRSHSSLLNVVYVPAAHVEEIYRSSTDDLA; this comes from the exons ATGGGGTTCGTGGTTGATTCCCAAAAAGAGGGAGGTGGTACCAGTGGTGGAGGATTCTTATGGGGATTTCGAAGTTTGATGAGGAGAAAGCAGGTGGATTCGGCTCATGGCAAGGCCAAGGGACACCAGTTGGCCAAGGAATTATCTATTCTTCAGCTCCTCGCAATTG GTGTTGGATCGACTATTGGGGCTGGAGTTTATGTTCTTGTTGGGACAGTTGCTAGAGAGCATTCTGGTCCTTCCCTTGCTCTTTCCTTCCTCATAGCAGGAATAGCAGCTGCTCTTTCAGCGTTTTGTTATGCAGAGCTTTCTAGCCGCTGCCCATCTGCTGGGAGTGCCTACCATTATTCATATATTTGTGTTGGAGAAGG TGCTGCTTGGATGATTGGTTGGGCTCTTATACTGGAGTATACCATTGGTGGCTCTGCAGTTGCTCGTGGCATATCTCCAAATCTG GCATTGTTCTTTGGGGGGCCAGATAGTTTGCCTGTTTTTTTGGCCCGTGTACAGATTCCCGGGCTTGATGTCGTGGTTGACCCATGTGCTGCCATCCTTGTCCTTGTGGTCACTGGACTCTTGTGTGTGGGAATTAAGGAG AGTTCGCTTGTACAAGCTATTGTAACAACAGCAAATATGTTTGTCATGGTTTTTGTCATAATAGCTGGAGGATATCTGGGTTTCCAGACTGGTTGGGTAGGATATGAAGTTCCTAATGG GTATTTCCCCTATGGAGTAAATGGGATGTTGGCTGGGTCTGCAACCGTCTTCTTTGCCTTCATTGGTTTTGATTCAGTTGCCAGCACTGCTGAGGAG GTGAAGAATCCTCAAAGAGATTTACCACTGGGTATAGGGATTTCACTTTCTATTTGTTGCATCTTGTATATGCTGGTTTCGGTTGTTATTGTTGGCCTAGTACCATTCTATGCGATGGATCCAGACACCCCTATCTCCTCTGCGTTTGCTAGCCATGGGATGCAGTGGGCAGT GTATATAATAACAGCTGGAGCAGTTACTGCACTCTGCTCAACGTTAATGGGTTCATTGCTTCCACAG CCTCGAATCTTGATGGCAATGGCTAGAGATGGATTGCTGCCGGCTTTTTTCTCACGCATTAATGAAAGAACTCAAATTCCTGTCAACAGCACGTTAACGACTGGAATCTGTGCTGCAATTCTGGCATTTTTTATGGATGTTTCACAATTGGCAGGAATG gtcAGTGTGGGGACACTTCTTGCATTCACCATTGTTGCAATATCTATCTTGATTCTTAGATATGTCCCACCAGACGAGGTGCCCCTTCCATCATCACTGCAGGATTCCATTGACACAGTATCTTTGCAGTACAGTAGTATTACGAAGATTGATGGGGGAATCCCAAAAGATCCAGCTGGTGACTCTCAGGGCAACTCGGAAGAATCCATTGAATATCCTCTTATTGTGAAAAGTGGTCAAG ATAAATTGGATGAACAAAAAAGGCGGAAAATTGCTGCTTGGAACATAGCATTTGTATGTGTTGGCGTGCTTATCCTCACTTCAGCAGCATCAGCCGAATACGTTCCCAG TATTCCTCGCTTCACTATGTGTGGAGTTGGTGGTGCGCTTATGTTGTGCGGCCTGATTGTTCTTTCCTGGATTGATCAAGATGATGCAAGGCACAGCTTTGGACACACAGGAG GTTTTATGTGTCCATTCGTTCCGCTCCTACCCATTGCCTGCGTCCTCGTAAATGTGTACTTGCTGATAAATCTTGG GGCTGGCACATGGATGCGTGTATCAGCATGGATGGTTATTGGAGTGCTTGTGTATCTGTTCTATGGGCGGAGCCACAGCTCACTATTGAATGTGGTTTATGTTCCGGCAGCCCATGTTGAGGAAATCTACCGCAGCTCTACAGATGATTTGGCTTAG